In a genomic window of Ipomoea triloba cultivar NCNSP0323 chromosome 3, ASM357664v1:
- the LOC116012417 gene encoding G2/mitotic-specific cyclin-2-like, whose product MGSEIRMDQENMIASDENNVALMKPTNAQGGGEMGGRKFGMEIRHNRRALGVINQNLGAHPCPFVVTKRGLSETTIGVCNNNPPVPSHRPITRKFAAQIATSQQHYHEETKKPKIAAEEEFTVWEDVPLHEVGKDQAVPMALEQAEHEKSHMEVEMEDIFEETIVDIDSGDEKNPLAVVDYVGDIYAYYKKVEHCSCVSPDYMAQQFDINERMRAILIDWLIEVHHKFELREETLFLTVNLIDRFLEKQSVVRKKLQLVGLVAMLLACKYEEVSVPVVDDLVFISDKAYTRKEVLEMESLMLNTLQFNMSIPTPYVFMKRFLKAAQSDKKLELMSFFLIELCLVEYEMLKFPPSFLAAAAIYSAQCTLYGVSQWSKTCEWHTGYTEHQLLESSRKMVGFHQKAATGKLTGVHRKYNTSKYGYAAKCEAASFLLVQTQ is encoded by the exons ATGGGTTCTGAAATCAGGATGGATCAAGAGAACATGATTGCATCTGATGAGAACAATGTTGCTTTGATGAAACCAACTAATGCTCAAG GTGGGGGAGAAATGGGTGGAAGGAAGTTTGGGATGGAGATCAGGCACAACAGGAGAGCACTGGGAGTGATAAACCAGAATTTAGGAGCCCATCCATGCCCATTTGTTGTTACCAAAAGAGGATTATCAGA AACTACTATTGGGGTCTGCAATAACAATCCTCCTGTACCATCTCATAGGCCCATCACAAG gaaATTTGCTGCCCAAATTGCTACCTCACAGCAACACTATCATGAG GAAACCAAGAAACCAAAGATTGCAGCTGAAGAAGAATTCACAGTATGGGAGGATGTTCCCCTTCATGAAGTGGGTAAAGACCAGGCTGTTCCCATGGCTTTGGAACAGGCAGAACATGAAAAATCTCACATG GAGGTTGAAATGGAGGATATATTTGAGGAAACTATAGTAGACATTGACAGTGGTGATGAGAAGAACCCACTTGCAGTTGTGGACTATGTGGGTGATATCTATGCCTACTACAAAAAAGTTGAG CATTGTAGCTGTGTTTCACCAGACTATATGGCTCAGCAGTTTGACATCAATGAGAGGATGAGGGCTATTCTGATTGACTGGTTGATTGAG GTGCACCACAAGTTTGAACTAAGGGAAGAGACATTATTTCTGACAGTTAACCTAATCGATAGGTTTCTAGAGAAGCAGTCTGTTGTGAGGAAGAAGTTGCAGCTCGTTGGACTGGTTGCAATGTTGTTGGCGTGCAAGTACGAGGAGGTTTCTGTTCCTGTCGTCGATGATTTGGTGTTCATTTCAGACAAGGCTTACACAAGGAAAGAAGTGCTAGAAATG GAGAGTTTGATGCTGAACACGTTGCAGTTCAACATGTCAATCCCGACTCCATATGTGTTCATGAAGAGGTTCCTCAAGGCGGCTCAATCCGACAAGAAGCTCGAGCTCATGTCCTTCTTCTTGATCGAGCTTTGCCTGGTGGAGTACGAGATGCTCAAGTTCCCGCCTTCCTTTCTGGCGGCGGCCGCCATCTACTCCGCCCAGTGCACGCTCTACGGCGTTAGCCAATGGAGCAAGACCTGCGAGTGGCACACCGGCTACACAGAACACCAACTTCT GGAAAGCTCGAGAAAGATGGTGGGGTTCCACCAGAAAGCGGCCACGGGAAAACTTACAGGAGTACATAGGAAGTACAACACATCAAAATATGGGTATGCTGCAAAATGTGAAGCGGCTAGTTTTCTTCTTGTACAGACCCAATAA